A part of Thermoflexus sp. genomic DNA contains:
- a CDS encoding B12-binding domain-containing radical SAM protein translates to MATQIPVVGEEELRRNLGTRRIPPLPAPKFPDASPVIRRLRPPRSPEAVDVLLVNPPSPDGAVWIRSQHRVGRRSRENMIWPQVSLAQMAAMLHPDYSVEIVDAIALRMDWKEFEDLLRRKQPKYYITQVTAPTLTNDMYGAFLARSLGAKTIAFGTHVTPMPIPTMEAYPALDFVLRGEPELTLRELIDTLEGRVPEGRLRRLFEDSDPEWFPLNEGEAREWPPEEKLARIKGLVWRRNGEIRVNVDRPFIRNLDDMPLPLHHLLPLYHYRAPMIRGPYTFIVTSRGCTAGCTYCIKHVSYQYSIRLRSPESIVEEVRHLVDLGIRNIHMYADLFTISRDQVMGMCDLLIREGIRIRWTCNSRVDYVDREMLHRMAQAGCWLISWGIESANEQILKGVRKGYRLEQAPQALRWAKEAGIKNWGYFIIGLPGETEETIRQTIEFAKSLPLDLALFHIAAPYPGTPFFFQVVENNWFRPGTAWEEVDMDRSTVLDYPGLPAERLEYWQKRAFREWAMRPGPILTFLKGALDPAVVGSAMEVAIRHARWLLGME, encoded by the coding sequence ATGGCGACACAGATACCCGTGGTGGGAGAGGAGGAGCTACGGCGCAACTTGGGGACGCGGCGGATCCCTCCGCTGCCGGCCCCCAAATTCCCGGACGCCAGCCCGGTGATCCGGCGGCTGCGGCCGCCCCGTTCGCCCGAGGCCGTGGATGTGCTCTTGGTGAACCCGCCTTCCCCGGACGGGGCGGTCTGGATCCGCAGCCAGCACCGGGTAGGCCGCCGCTCCCGGGAGAACATGATCTGGCCCCAGGTAAGCCTGGCCCAGATGGCCGCCATGCTCCACCCCGATTACAGCGTGGAGATCGTGGATGCCATCGCGCTGCGGATGGACTGGAAGGAGTTCGAAGATCTGCTCCGCCGCAAGCAGCCGAAGTATTACATCACTCAGGTCACCGCCCCCACTCTGACCAACGACATGTATGGCGCCTTCCTGGCCCGCAGCCTGGGCGCGAAGACCATCGCCTTCGGGACCCACGTGACCCCCATGCCGATCCCGACGATGGAGGCCTACCCCGCGCTGGATTTCGTGCTGCGCGGGGAGCCGGAGCTCACCCTGCGGGAGCTGATCGACACCCTCGAAGGCCGGGTTCCCGAGGGCCGCCTCCGGCGGCTGTTCGAAGACAGCGACCCCGAATGGTTCCCCCTGAACGAGGGGGAGGCGAGGGAGTGGCCTCCGGAGGAGAAGCTGGCTCGCATCAAGGGGCTGGTCTGGCGCCGGAACGGCGAGATCCGGGTGAACGTCGACCGCCCCTTCATCCGCAACCTGGATGACATGCCGCTTCCTCTGCATCATCTGCTGCCCCTCTATCACTACCGGGCGCCGATGATCCGGGGCCCCTACACCTTCATCGTGACCAGCCGGGGCTGCACCGCCGGGTGCACCTACTGCATCAAGCACGTGAGCTATCAATACTCCATCCGCCTCCGCTCCCCCGAGAGCATCGTGGAGGAGGTCCGCCACCTCGTGGACCTGGGGATCCGGAACATCCACATGTATGCCGATCTCTTCACCATCAGCCGGGATCAGGTGATGGGGATGTGCGACCTGCTGATCCGCGAAGGAATCCGGATCCGCTGGACCTGCAACAGTCGGGTGGATTATGTGGATCGGGAGATGCTGCACCGGATGGCCCAGGCGGGCTGCTGGCTGATCTCCTGGGGCATCGAATCGGCCAACGAACAGATCCTGAAGGGCGTGCGCAAGGGGTACCGCCTGGAGCAGGCGCCCCAGGCCCTTCGCTGGGCGAAGGAGGCGGGGATCAAGAACTGGGGCTACTTCATCATCGGCCTGCCCGGGGAGACAGAAGAGACCATCCGGCAGACCATTGAGTTCGCCAAGTCCCTCCCGCTGGACCTCGCCCTCTTCCACATCGCGGCCCCTTATCCGGGCACTCCCTTCTTCTTCCAGGTGGTGGAGAACAACTGGTTCCGCCCGGGCACGGCCTGGGAGGAAGTGGACATGGACCGTTCCACCGTTCTGGATTATCCGGGGTTGCCCGCGGAGCGGCTGGAATACTGGCAGAAGCGGGCGTTCCGGGAATGGGCCATGCGCCCTGGGCCGATCCTCACCTTCCTGAAGGGCGCCCTGGACCCGGCGGTGGTGGGGTCCGCGATGGAGGTGGCCATCCGCCATGCGCGATGGCTCCTGGGGATGGAGTAG
- a CDS encoding acyltransferase, producing the protein MMGAPRLAWLSAMRGLAILMIVFYHITIAIYGVPWFAHPRSDWPELIVRIAQLQPLPQENLVAFLLANLFRYGGWLGYQGTGVFLVISGFGLTWALVSRSREALLDRRAFYMRRFLRLFPLYWVGHLFFLAFNNLVGWRPFSPLDPRFMLSLVGLRFLPGVFHFISPAWWFIVLIMQLYAVFPLLWEALKRLGAVRFGIAAVLLTALTRAIGFFLLPVDPEMWSRGLLFTSRLGEFALGMVLAWQAAGDPGRVQGWLRSPRAWLALAILYGWGMGLSFTRPGAVIAPLFITPAATGFLMLLARDLLPRWPRVNRVLSQVGEFSYGVMVFHQPLLWALIIWLWPFPMPLALRMSLIGAATVLILLFSAAAETGTNRLLRHWPFNRIFPPLGPYVRVPVQNPSLSIPRSMEEAL; encoded by the coding sequence ATGATGGGAGCCCCCCGACTGGCCTGGCTCTCCGCGATGCGAGGCCTGGCTATCCTTATGATTGTCTTCTATCACATCACCATCGCCATCTATGGGGTGCCATGGTTTGCCCACCCCCGGAGCGACTGGCCAGAGCTAATCGTTCGCATCGCGCAGCTCCAGCCCCTCCCTCAGGAGAACCTGGTGGCTTTCCTTCTGGCCAACCTGTTCCGCTATGGAGGCTGGCTGGGGTATCAGGGCACGGGGGTGTTTCTGGTGATCAGCGGGTTCGGTCTCACCTGGGCGCTGGTCAGCCGCTCCCGGGAGGCCCTCCTGGATCGCCGGGCGTTCTACATGCGGCGTTTCCTGCGCCTGTTCCCCCTCTACTGGGTCGGGCATCTGTTCTTTCTGGCCTTCAACAACCTGGTGGGCTGGCGGCCGTTCTCCCCACTGGACCCCCGTTTCATGCTCAGCTTGGTCGGGCTCCGGTTCCTGCCCGGGGTCTTTCATTTCATCTCCCCTGCATGGTGGTTTATCGTGCTGATCATGCAGCTCTATGCCGTTTTCCCGCTTCTCTGGGAAGCGCTGAAACGCCTCGGGGCGGTCCGGTTCGGGATCGCGGCCGTGCTCCTCACGGCGCTCACCCGGGCGATCGGTTTCTTCCTCCTGCCAGTGGATCCGGAGATGTGGTCCCGGGGGCTGCTGTTCACCTCCCGGCTGGGGGAGTTCGCCCTGGGGATGGTCCTGGCCTGGCAGGCGGCTGGGGATCCGGGGCGGGTTCAGGGGTGGTTGCGGTCGCCGCGCGCATGGCTGGCCCTGGCGATCCTGTATGGATGGGGGATGGGGCTCTCTTTCACGCGGCCCGGAGCGGTGATCGCGCCCCTCTTCATCACTCCGGCCGCCACGGGTTTCCTGATGCTGCTGGCCCGGGATCTCCTGCCTCGCTGGCCGCGCGTGAATCGGGTTCTCTCGCAGGTCGGCGAATTCTCTTACGGGGTGATGGTCTTCCACCAGCCCCTCCTCTGGGCGCTGATCATCTGGCTGTGGCCGTTCCCCATGCCACTGGCGCTCCGCATGAGCCTCATCGGGGCCGCCACCGTCCTCATCCTTCTTTTCTCAGCGGCGGCGGAAACCGGAACAAACCGGTTGCTGCGCCACTGGCCTTTCAATCGGATCTTCCCACCCCTCGGGCCCTACGTCCGCGTTCCGGTCCAAAACCCCTCCCTCTCTATTCCTCGATCCATGGAGGAAGCGCTATGA